A window of Pirellulales bacterium contains these coding sequences:
- the lptB gene encoding LPS export ABC transporter ATP-binding protein has protein sequence MPLLEVAGLVKIYGSRRVVDGVDFEVDAGEIVGLLGPNGAGKTTSFRMACGIIEPDAGKVMLGGRDVTNWPMFLRARDGGMGYLAQEQSVFRKLSVESNLLAVMEMLGMNRPTRKKLCESLLEQFDIKHIRKSKAMLISGGEKRRLEIARCLISEPKIILLDEPFTGIDPVTINSIQKIIRRLRDEGIAILITDHRERETLAITDRSYVIRSGKVLCHGTAEEVLNHPDAKKYYFGEGPTLGAVA, from the coding sequence ATGCCGCTTTTGGAAGTTGCTGGCCTGGTGAAAATCTACGGATCGCGCCGAGTGGTGGACGGCGTGGATTTCGAGGTTGATGCGGGCGAAATCGTCGGGCTATTGGGTCCCAACGGAGCGGGAAAAACCACCAGCTTTCGCATGGCCTGCGGGATTATCGAGCCCGATGCTGGGAAAGTCATGCTCGGCGGCCGCGATGTCACCAACTGGCCCATGTTCCTGCGGGCGCGCGATGGCGGCATGGGCTATTTGGCCCAAGAGCAAAGCGTGTTTCGGAAGTTATCGGTCGAAAGCAATTTATTGGCCGTGATGGAAATGCTCGGGATGAATCGGCCGACGCGCAAAAAGCTTTGCGAAAGCTTGCTGGAGCAATTCGACATCAAGCACATTCGCAAATCGAAAGCGATGTTAATTTCCGGAGGCGAAAAGCGGCGATTGGAAATCGCTCGCTGCTTGATTTCGGAGCCGAAAATCATTCTCCTGGACGAGCCGTTCACCGGGATTGATCCGGTGACCATTAACAGCATTCAAAAAATCATTCGGCGGCTGCGTGACGAGGGCATCGCCATTTTGATTACCGACCACCGCGAGCGCGAAACCTTGGCCATTACCGACCGCAGCTACGTCATTCGCAGCGGAAAAGTTCTGTGCCATGGCACTGCCGAGGAAGTGCTCAATCACCCGGACGCCAAAAAATATTATTTTGGCGAGGGTCCGACGCTGGGCGCCGTGGCTTGA
- a CDS encoding J domain-containing protein, with protein sequence MSFATHHHWPDALDLAATCLLLGGLLALTLSGHVLLVLDVRVWLRTFRRALIVVTNHLPTIPHWARMQTPRCLTALGLRLPCDEEQLMRTYRQQVKQLHPDRGGDRKRFMRLQANFEEALAFLRNQAGESVTLG encoded by the coding sequence ATGTCCTTCGCCACGCACCATCACTGGCCCGACGCACTCGATTTGGCAGCCACTTGCCTGCTGTTGGGCGGGCTGCTGGCGCTGACGTTGTCCGGACATGTGCTCCTGGTCCTCGATGTGCGCGTGTGGCTGCGTACGTTCCGCCGGGCGCTGATTGTCGTGACCAATCATTTGCCCACGATTCCGCATTGGGCGCGGATGCAAACTCCGCGCTGCTTGACGGCGCTAGGCTTGAGGCTTCCCTGCGACGAAGAACAGCTGATGCGCACCTATCGTCAGCAGGTGAAGCAATTGCATCCGGACCGGGGGGGCGATCGCAAGCGCTTCATGCGGCTGCAGGCGAATTTTGAAGAAGCGCTGGCATTTCTCCGCAATCAGGCCGGAGAAAGCGTGACCCTGGGTTAG
- a CDS encoding DUF5906 domain-containing protein, protein MPTVLEGLSNFLTARSATHNAPELLALWGPHMETQVNASPGNGEPVENRKNTWTDGTYEWHSIRIPKNAYSEPEFSDYPLKYPFDLHAEGIGMTGWDWKKRVSRHLGFDFDSITGHAAGIGISRDDLDTVKKNACKIPWVEVRKSTGGKGLHLYVYFDEAGVPTENHTVHAALGRAVLGLMSTETGFDFASQIDACGGNMWIWHRKMSAANEGLMLIKAATQKLNVADLPANWRDHVEVVSRSRTRVRVEGIDAEDIDAFESLVSCRQKTSLDKKHKAVIDALLRSGYSTFWVPDHHMLQTHTCALKKIVEEIKIEGMFNTNSQGRNPGEQNCFMYPLDNGAWKVYRYSKGSIEHPSWQQDKEGWTTCYFNRKPSLDEAASALGGAERSAGGFEFDTAKEAVKVIEAMGEAVRLPEELEDREAHVIKNKDGQVVLAVKRKDKEEARPKGWASKRGGWWEKVFKMLDVENHNETQFDQYDKVIRQLVTPAEEDAGWMLRSKKGIWQRFSTEKVKMRLINLSIPESEVKALLGGAIGEAWTLVNLPFQDEYPGDRQWNLGAAQFVYKPIPIEDETPLHHPHWDKILKHCGNDLTATLKTLDWAQNAGVQTGEDYLKSWIACAFRCPFEPLPYLFFYGSQNCGKSIFHESLSALITKGVVRADRALTNQGDFCGELANAIICVVEEKDISKSSGAYNKIKDWVTSRMISIRKMRTDSYEQPNTTHWIQCANDPGACPILPGDTRITSIYVYDLEPDQEIPKMILMDRLREEAPAFMRTLLDLELPPIVGRLRLPVLWTPNKDRLIHTKQEMLVEEASFKNSAVRTINLKAFVETKCRLIPNRCVSKNKIFRACNDWLRSKSQHGYGGKTGKGQFSKDLLNLFRDRITSNKKSRNHKRIPCFLGITLQSSEKAGQVNIIKSDAISLCASNSSGDTFDHRLAS, encoded by the coding sequence ATGCCTACAGTCTTAGAAGGTCTCAGCAATTTCCTCACTGCTCGCTCAGCGACGCACAATGCGCCGGAGCTATTGGCGCTGTGGGGTCCGCACATGGAAACACAGGTGAACGCTTCACCTGGCAATGGTGAACCGGTAGAGAACCGGAAGAATACCTGGACGGATGGCACCTACGAGTGGCATTCAATCCGTATCCCGAAGAACGCTTACAGCGAACCGGAGTTCAGCGACTATCCGTTGAAGTACCCGTTTGACCTGCACGCCGAAGGTATCGGCATGACCGGCTGGGATTGGAAGAAGCGCGTGTCGCGCCATCTTGGCTTCGACTTCGACAGCATTACAGGACACGCTGCTGGTATTGGTATCAGCAGAGACGACCTGGATACGGTGAAGAAGAACGCCTGCAAGATTCCCTGGGTGGAAGTGCGCAAGAGCACGGGTGGGAAAGGGCTGCATCTCTACGTCTACTTCGATGAAGCGGGCGTGCCGACCGAGAACCACACAGTTCACGCGGCCTTGGGCCGAGCGGTGTTGGGTCTGATGTCCACCGAGACAGGATTTGACTTTGCTTCGCAGATTGATGCCTGCGGTGGGAATATGTGGATTTGGCATCGGAAGATGTCAGCAGCCAATGAAGGGCTGATGCTCATCAAGGCCGCGACACAGAAGCTTAACGTAGCCGACTTGCCCGCGAACTGGCGGGATCATGTTGAAGTTGTAAGTCGTAGTAGAACGAGGGTTCGCGTGGAAGGCATAGATGCCGAGGACATTGATGCGTTTGAATCGCTCGTATCTTGCAGGCAAAAGACATCGCTAGATAAGAAACACAAAGCAGTCATTGATGCACTTCTACGTTCAGGCTATTCCACATTTTGGGTGCCCGACCATCACATGCTGCAAACGCACACTTGTGCGTTGAAGAAGATCGTTGAAGAGATCAAGATCGAAGGCATGTTCAATACCAACTCGCAAGGCCGCAATCCTGGCGAACAGAACTGTTTCATGTATCCGTTGGACAACGGAGCATGGAAAGTTTATCGCTACTCGAAAGGCTCAATCGAGCATCCGTCTTGGCAGCAAGATAAAGAAGGCTGGACCACTTGCTATTTCAATCGTAAGCCCAGCCTCGATGAAGCTGCGTCCGCCCTGGGCGGCGCTGAACGATCTGCGGGAGGCTTCGAGTTCGACACCGCGAAAGAAGCCGTCAAAGTGATCGAGGCAATGGGTGAGGCGGTACGGTTGCCAGAAGAACTGGAGGACCGCGAAGCTCACGTCATCAAGAACAAGGACGGCCAAGTCGTTCTCGCTGTCAAGCGCAAAGATAAGGAAGAAGCTCGTCCGAAGGGCTGGGCATCGAAGCGCGGCGGCTGGTGGGAGAAAGTGTTCAAGATGCTAGACGTAGAGAATCACAACGAAACGCAATTCGATCAGTACGACAAAGTCATTCGACAACTTGTAACGCCGGCAGAAGAGGATGCAGGCTGGATGCTGCGTTCAAAGAAAGGAATTTGGCAACGCTTCTCGACTGAAAAGGTGAAGATGCGACTTATCAACCTGAGCATTCCTGAATCGGAAGTCAAAGCACTTCTGGGCGGCGCAATCGGTGAGGCTTGGACGCTAGTGAATCTGCCGTTCCAAGATGAATATCCTGGCGATCGACAATGGAATCTCGGCGCTGCGCAGTTCGTTTACAAGCCCATCCCGATTGAGGATGAAACACCTCTTCATCATCCACATTGGGATAAGATTCTCAAGCATTGTGGGAATGACCTTACCGCCACACTCAAAACGCTCGACTGGGCACAGAATGCTGGCGTTCAGACGGGCGAGGATTATTTGAAGTCATGGATCGCCTGCGCTTTCCGCTGTCCGTTCGAGCCGTTGCCATATCTATTCTTTTATGGGTCGCAGAACTGCGGGAAGTCGATCTTTCACGAATCACTTTCTGCGCTAATCACAAAAGGAGTGGTGAGGGCAGACAGGGCGCTCACAAACCAAGGTGATTTCTGTGGCGAACTTGCCAACGCAATCATCTGTGTCGTGGAAGAGAAGGACATCAGCAAATCCAGCGGCGCGTACAACAAGATCAAGGATTGGGTAACGAGCCGAATGATCTCGATTCGCAAGATGCGAACGGACAGCTATGAACAGCCCAACACCACGCACTGGATTCAATGTGCAAATGATCCTGGAGCTTGCCCGATCCTGCCGGGAGACACACGGATCACCTCGATCTACGTCTACGACCTAGAGCCGGATCAAGAAATTCCCAAGATGATCCTGATGGATCGGCTGCGGGAAGAAGCACCGGCGTTCATGCGGACGCTGCTCGATCTGGAATTGCCCCCTATTGTGGGACGCTTACGACTGCCTGTTCTTTGGACGCCCAATAAGGATCGTCTGATCCATACAAAACAGGAGATGCTCGTAGAAGAAGCATCTTTCAAGAATTCGGCGGTGCGGACCATTAACCTGAAAGCGTTTGTCGAGACGAAGTGTCGCCTTATCCCAAATCGTTGCGTTTCAAAGAATAAAATTTTTCGAGCTTGTAATGACTGGCTGCGATCCAAATCGCAGCACGGATATGGAGGAAAAACTGGCAAAGGCCAGTTTTCCAAAGATTTACTAAATCTTTTCCGAGACAGAATAACTTCCAATAAGAAGAGTAGAAATCACAAAAGGATTCCCTGCTTCCTTGGAATCACTCTGCAATCTTCGGAAAAAGCCGGCCAGGTGAACATTATAAAGTCAGATGCGATCTCGCTCTGCGCCTCAAACTCTTCCGGTGACACTTTCGATCATCGGCTGGCATCTTAA